In Candidatus Dormiibacterota bacterium, the following are encoded in one genomic region:
- a CDS encoding DUF1206 domain-containing protein, protein MGSQVSPPRAVEAGEATARRASDTPWAHAVARVGLTARGLVYVLIAVLAAQLALGRRGNSADQRGALQQVSGEPFGRIALLVLAAGFAGYAAWRLLTVVTGEPGTPDDDSARQAAQRVAAGVQAAVYAGLCAMTVALLAGSGAGESGEHPAGWTARLLSLPAGRLLVMAVGAGVVVGGLALVWWALRDRFEEHLVPGSMGPVPRRWAIRLGVAGYVSRGIVVALVGASLVQAAATHDPGRAKGLDDTLRSVAAQPLGSVLLLLTALGLLAFGLYSFVEARYRRLSVH, encoded by the coding sequence GTGGGATCGCAGGTCTCGCCGCCGCGCGCGGTCGAGGCCGGGGAGGCGACCGCGCGTCGCGCCTCGGACACCCCCTGGGCGCACGCGGTGGCCCGGGTCGGATTGACCGCGCGGGGACTGGTCTATGTCCTCATCGCCGTCCTCGCCGCGCAGCTTGCGCTGGGCCGGCGCGGCAACTCCGCCGACCAGAGGGGAGCGCTGCAGCAGGTCTCGGGCGAGCCGTTCGGGCGGATCGCGCTCCTCGTCCTCGCCGCGGGATTCGCCGGCTATGCCGCCTGGCGGCTGCTGACGGTGGTCACCGGAGAGCCCGGGACGCCCGACGACGACTCCGCGCGGCAGGCCGCGCAGCGCGTCGCCGCGGGGGTGCAGGCGGCCGTGTACGCCGGCCTCTGCGCGATGACGGTGGCGCTGCTGGCCGGCTCCGGGGCGGGCGAATCGGGGGAGCACCCCGCGGGGTGGACCGCACGGCTCCTGTCCCTTCCCGCCGGCCGCCTCCTGGTGATGGCCGTGGGGGCGGGTGTCGTCGTCGGTGGCCTGGCCCTCGTCTGGTGGGCGCTGCGCGACCGGTTCGAGGAGCACCTGGTCCCGGGCAGCATGGGTCCGGTGCCGCGGCGGTGGGCGATCCGCCTCGGCGTCGCCGGGTACGTGTCGCGCGGGATCGTCGTTGCCCTGGTGGGGGCGTCCCTCGTGCAGGCGGCCGCGACCCACGACCCGGGCAGGGCGAAGGGGCTGGACGACACCCTGCGCTCGGTGGCGGCGCAGCCGCTGGGCAGCGTGCTGCTGCTGCTCACCGCGCTCGGCCTGCTCGCCTTCGGGCTCTACTCGTTCGTCGAGGCGCGGTACCGGCGGCTGTCGGTTCACTGA
- a CDS encoding CopG family transcriptional regulator: MVALGESEKITINLGPVDLGQIDLLVLEGFYANRTDLIRTAIRTQLATHADAVRHSVARKTLVLGVQHYTRPELEALRAAGETVQINVLGLASIAADVSPELALATIDSVAVLGALRAPAAVKAALAGRIRSP, encoded by the coding sequence ATGGTAGCCCTCGGCGAGTCCGAGAAGATCACGATCAACCTCGGTCCGGTCGATCTCGGCCAGATCGACCTGCTGGTGCTCGAGGGCTTCTACGCCAACCGCACCGACCTCATCCGCACCGCGATCAGAACCCAGCTCGCGACCCACGCCGACGCGGTGCGGCACTCGGTGGCCCGCAAGACCCTGGTGCTCGGCGTGCAGCACTACACGAGGCCCGAGCTGGAGGCGCTGCGCGCCGCCGGTGAGACGGTGCAGATCAACGTTCTCGGGCTGGCGAGCATCGCCGCCGACGTGTCACCGGAGCTGGCCCTCGCCACCATCGACTCCGTCGCCGTCCTCGGCGCGCTCCGCGCCCCCGCTGCGGTGAAGGCGGCGCTCGCGGGACGGATCAGGTCGCCGTGA
- a CDS encoding tetratricopeptide repeat protein — protein MNRQLFFRPHAHPIETRALPQLTDDDSGRRLVRATGDLSAVRGALEDAVAVAEGDGAADPAELALLLHHLGCVLHDVGAAAEARSCLERALHIHEALCGSGHSAVARDLRALSQLLLEAGELTTARRSCERALAIDRAAFGGGHQVVATDLLRLAHILWDMDDRYGADWCFTSAQDIQAATA, from the coding sequence GTGAACCGGCAGTTGTTCTTCCGGCCGCATGCTCATCCCATCGAAACCAGGGCACTCCCGCAGCTGACAGACGACGACAGCGGCCGCCGCCTGGTCCGCGCGACCGGCGATCTGTCCGCTGTCCGGGGGGCGCTCGAGGATGCGGTCGCCGTCGCGGAGGGGGACGGTGCCGCCGACCCGGCCGAGCTCGCGCTCCTGCTCCACCATCTCGGATGCGTCCTCCACGATGTCGGCGCGGCAGCGGAGGCACGCTCCTGCCTGGAGCGGGCCCTGCACATCCACGAGGCCCTTTGCGGCTCCGGCCACTCCGCGGTGGCCAGGGACCTGCGCGCCCTGAGCCAGCTCCTCCTCGAGGCCGGCGAGCTCACCACGGCGAGGCGGAGCTGCGAGCGCGCTCTCGCCATCGACCGGGCGGCCTTCGGGGGCGGTCACCAGGTGGTTGCGACCGATCTCCTCCGGCTGGCCCACATCCTCTGGGACATGGACGACCGCTACGGCGCTGACTGGTGCTTCACCTCGGCCCAGGACATCCAGGCGGCGACGGCCTAG